The following proteins come from a genomic window of Salvia hispanica cultivar TCC Black 2014 chromosome 4, UniMelb_Shisp_WGS_1.0, whole genome shotgun sequence:
- the LOC125221086 gene encoding glyoxylase I 4-like, which translates to MQNRQEMRCGNEEEKEAPLMALNHVSRVCRSVEESVEFYTKVLGFVLIKRPESFHFDGAWLFNYGIGIHLVQSKDEDKLPRDKDRLDPMDNHISFQIVVF; encoded by the exons ATGCAGAACCGACAAGAAATGAGATGTGGTAATGAAGAGGAGAAAGAGGCCCCTTTGATGGCGCTGAATCATGTTTCTAGGGTTTGTCGATCGGTGGAGGAGTCTGTTGAATTCTACACAAAGGTTCTTGGGTTCGTGCTGATCAAGCGGCCCGAGTCCTTCCATTTCGATGGCGCCTGGCTCTTCAACTACGGCATCGGCATCCACTTGGTGCAGTCCAAGGACGAGGACAAGCTTCCCCGAGATAAGGACCGTCTCGATCCCATGGATAACCATATCTCTTTTCAG ATAGTGGTGTTTTAG